The nucleotide window TGACAATGCCTTTTAATCGCACCTCGATTTCTGGACTCTATTGTGTCGGAGATAGTACCTTTCCTGGTCAAGGATTAAATGCTGTGGCTTTTTCTGGGTTTGCTTGTGGTCATCGTATCGGAGTTGACTTAGGACTATAGCATAAGTTGATTCTTAAGATTCTTAAATTTTCCTTTTATTTCTAAGTCAAGCCAAAAAATTATCAATTCTTGTATTTTTCCCTTAATTTAAGCTGAGTTTCCAGTATTGAATTAAGTAAAATTCCCCTTGGATAATCATCCCAGTCCATCCATCATGAAAGTATTGTGAAGTTTTTACCTAAACTGCGTCAAATATAAAGATACGGTTAAATTTTCTTCCGAAAAATCTCCCAGAATCCTTTATGATCAACCTCAATCAAGTTCAGAAACAAAAACCGCGTACCGCCAAGATGGAATTCAACTTTAATTCTAACGACCTGATCGATGAGATTATCAGTATAATCCAAGCTAACCCTAACCCTCAAGAGATGCTTAGGGACATAGCTACAAGACTAGGGAGATATTTTCCGACCGATGTTTGTGTGATTATTGCAGAAAATCAATCTTTCTTGATCCCTGAGATCGGTGTTTGGAATCGAGACAATTTGTCAACGGAAACGATTAAGCAATTACTCCTTAACCTCTCCCCTAAAACCCTAATCCCACCAGATCAATTAATCGCACTGCCTGAGATTCCCTATAATTATAATCCTCAATTTTCTCAAATTAATCAATTAGCTAAACTTTTATCTATTAGAGCTTTATTAGGGATAGAAACTCAATTTGGAGGAAATCCCAATGGATTAATTCTCCTCGGAACTTATCAACCTCATGATTGGACTGAACCCGAACAAAATTTATTAAAACGTTGTCGTCAAATAGTAGCGATCGCTAACTCAATGGTTCACCCAAAAGAAGAAAGGCCGGAAAAAGATTTAAATCCAGGGTTGCCATTTGGGATAACAAGATCGATACCTGGGGACAATTTAGTCAAGAAATGGTATCAACTCACTCGCCAACAACTGGAACAGCAGAGACAGTTAAATGAATTAAAAGATGAAATTATCACAGTTATTAGTCACGAAGCCGGAACACCTTTAGCTACCATGAAATTAGCTATTGAGATGTTACAGGAACGACAAGATCAATTATCTCCTGATTCTCAAAAAAGATATTGGGGAATTTTAAAACAAGAGTGGCAACGATTACAGGATCTCATCGGGAGTATTAAAACCTTACAACAACTTAAATCCTCCGAATTATCCGTCAACCCTCAACAAGTTGAACTCTATCCCATTTGTCATGAATTAATAGAAAAATTGCAACCCCAATGGCAAGAAGATAAACGGAAAAAATTAACTCTTGTGACTGAAGGATTATTCTCCTCAGAGTCTGACTCATCCTTAACCCTTTATACCGATCCTCAATATTTAAGAAGTATTCTGTTAGAATTATTGACAAATGCTGGTAAATTTGCTGCGCCTGGGACAAACGTATTCTTAAGCGTTACAGAGC belongs to Gloeothece citriformis PCC 7424 and includes:
- a CDS encoding sensor histidine kinase; this translates as MINLNQVQKQKPRTAKMEFNFNSNDLIDEIISIIQANPNPQEMLRDIATRLGRYFPTDVCVIIAENQSFLIPEIGVWNRDNLSTETIKQLLLNLSPKTLIPPDQLIALPEIPYNYNPQFSQINQLAKLLSIRALLGIETQFGGNPNGLILLGTYQPHDWTEPEQNLLKRCRQIVAIANSMVHPKEERPEKDLNPGLPFGITRSIPGDNLVKKWYQLTRQQLEQQRQLNELKDEIITVISHEAGTPLATMKLAIEMLQERQDQLSPDSQKRYWGILKQEWQRLQDLIGSIKTLQQLKSSELSVNPQQVELYPICHELIEKLQPQWQEDKRKKLTLVTEGLFSSESDSSLTLYTDPQYLRSILLELLTNAGKFAAPGTNVFLSVTEQQQGNQKNLIITVTNIGLGIITAEKQQIFDPFRRGQGMTDKAIPGIGLGLTLVKGLVELLGGTIEVASDPINDEGIYQTSFRLTLSQFQS